In Brevibacillus marinus, the genomic window GACCGCCGCCCCGGCGTTCATGATCAACGTACAAGGTATATCCAGTTTAACGGCTGACGGCAAAGCCTTTTTTGAATTCTTCGATCGCACTGTTCAGCTCGTTTTCGTCCGGCAGTTCCTTGGTCGTGCGGATGTGCTCCAGGAGCTGCGGTTTGTTCGACTCGACGAATGCCAGAAACTCCTTCTCAAAGCGCTGCACATCGCTGACCGGAATGTCGTCGAGGAAGCCTTTGGTGGCGGCGTAAATGCTGAGAACCTGTTTTTCCACCGGCATCGGCTGGAATTGCGGCTGTTTCAGGATTTCTACCACACGCTCACCGCGGGTCAGGCGGGCCTGTGTGGCTTTATCCAGATCGGAACCGAACTGGGCAAACGCAGCCAGCTCGCGGTATTGTGCCAGGTCGAGCCGGAGCGAACCGGACACTTTTTTCATCGCCTTGATCTGTGCCGCGCCGCCTACGCGGGATACGGAAATCCCGGAGTTGACGGCCGGGCGCTGACCGGCGTTAAACAGGTCGGTTTCCAGGAAGATCTGACCGTCCGTAATCGAGATCACGTTCGTCGGAATGTAGGCAGATACGTCGCCCGCTTGCGTCTCGATGAACGGCAGCGCCGTGAGCGAGCCGCCGCCCAGTTCGTCGGAGAGCTTGGCCGCGCGCTCCAGCAGCCGGGAGTGCAGGTAGAAGACGTCACCCGGATATGCTTCACGGCCCGGAGGACGGCGCAGCAACAGCGAGAGCTCGCGGTATGCCGCTGCCTGCTTGGACAAGTCGTCGTAGATGCAGAGGACGTGTTTGCCTTTGTACATGAAGTACTCGCCCATGGCGCAACCGGCGTACGGAGCCAGGTAGAGCAGCGGCGCCGGGTCGGAAGCTGTCGCGGAAACGACGATGGTGTAGTCCATCGCGCCGTATTTGCGCAGCGTTTCCACCACGTTGGCGACCGTCGATTGCTTCTGGCCGATGGCGACGTAGATGCAGATCATGTCTTGCCCTTTTTGGTTGATGATCGTATCCAGCGCGACCGCGGTCTTACCGGTCTGCCGGTCACCGATGATCAGCTCGCGCTGGCCGCGGCCGATCGGAATCATCGAGTCGATCGCCTTAATCCCGGTTTGCAGCGGTTCATGGACGGACTTCCGCGCCATTACGCCGGGCGCGTTATTTTCCACCGGGCGAAATTCCGAAGTTTCGATCGGGCCCAGTCCGTCGAGCGGCTGCCCGAGCGGGTTGACGACGCGGCCGATCAGCGCTTCCCCGACAGGCACTTCCATAATCCGGCCGGTCCGTTTCACGGTATCGCCCTCTTTGATTTCGCGGTACGGTCCGAGGATTACCACACCGACGTTATCTTCTTCCAGGTTTTGCACCAGGCCCATGACGCCGTTTTGGAACTCCACCAGCTCACCGGCCATCGCTTTTTCCAGACCGTGAATCCGGGCGATCCCGTCGCCGATCTGGATGACGCTGCCCACGTCCACAACTTCAATCTCAGCTTTATAGTTAGCAATCCGCTCTTTCAGGAGGGAGCTAATCTCTTCCGGTCTGATTGCACTTGCACTCACGATAGATTCACCCCATTCATCCTAAACATCGTTTACTTGATGCGCAAAACGCTCCAATTTGCTCTTCAAGCTGCCATCGTACAGGCGGTCGCCGATTTTGACCACAACGCCTCCCAGAATCGCCGGATTC contains:
- the atpA gene encoding F0F1 ATP synthase subunit alpha, with translation MSASAIRPEEISSLLKERIANYKAEIEVVDVGSVIQIGDGIARIHGLEKAMAGELVEFQNGVMGLVQNLEEDNVGVVILGPYREIKEGDTVKRTGRIMEVPVGEALIGRVVNPLGQPLDGLGPIETSEFRPVENNAPGVMARKSVHEPLQTGIKAIDSMIPIGRGQRELIIGDRQTGKTAVALDTIINQKGQDMICIYVAIGQKQSTVANVVETLRKYGAMDYTIVVSATASDPAPLLYLAPYAGCAMGEYFMYKGKHVLCIYDDLSKQAAAYRELSLLLRRPPGREAYPGDVFYLHSRLLERAAKLSDELGGGSLTALPFIETQAGDVSAYIPTNVISITDGQIFLETDLFNAGQRPAVNSGISVSRVGGAAQIKAMKKVSGSLRLDLAQYRELAAFAQFGSDLDKATQARLTRGERVVEILKQPQFQPMPVEKQVLSIYAATKGFLDDIPVSDVQRFEKEFLAFVESNKPQLLEHIRTTKELPDENELNSAIEEFKKGFAVSR